AAAAGCTATTAAAGATGCATATAGAAGGTTATTGCAACCAAGTCTGGAAACAGAATTCAGAACGCAATTGAAACAGAATGCAGATGAAGAAGCCATTAATGTATTTGCCGAGAACCTCCGTCAACTCTTGCTTTCATCACCGTTGGGCAGTAAACGTTTATTAGCTATTGATCCGGGATACAGGACAGGCTGCAAAGTTGTGGTCATTGACGAGACAGGTAAACTTCAAACAACAGCTTTGATTTATGTTCACGAAAATAACCACAAATTAATTGAGTCAGAAAATACGATTAATGATTTAGTCAACAAGTTCCATACAGAGGCAATCGCTATTGGGGATGGAACAGCAGGCAGAGAAACAGAACAATTTATTAAATCATTGAAACTAAATTTACCTGTTTTTTTGGTGAATGAAGACGGTGCATCTATTTACTCTGCATCGGAGATTGCCAGAGAAGAATTCCCCCATGAAGATATTACAATTCGAGGCGCTGTTAGTATTGGCAGAAGGTTAATGGATCCCCTGGCGGAATTGGTAAAAATTGACCCAAAGAGTATCGGCGTAGGACAATATCAACACGATGTAAATCAGTTTAGGCTGAAAGAAAGGCTTGATCAGACTGTCGTGAGTTGTGTAAATGCAGTAGGTGTAAATTTAAATACTGCAAGTAAGCATTTGCTGAGTTATGTCAGTGGCATTGGTCCTTCTTTGGCTGATAATATTGTAAAATATAGAGAAGAAATTGGCAAGTTTTCTAACAGGAAACAATTGCTAAAAGTGGCTCGTTTAGGCGAAAAGGCCTTTGAACAATGCGCAGGGTTTTTAAGAGTAAAATCTGGAGAAAATCCTTTAGATGGAAGTGCGCTGCATCCTGAGTCTTATACAGTTGTCGAAACAATGGCCAAAGATTTATCTATCAATGTAAGTGATTTAATAGGTAACGAGAAATTAATAAACGAAATCCCAGTCAAGCAATATATTTCAGAAGCATTTGGTGCGCATACACTTCATGACATTTTAAATGAATTGAAAAAACCCGGACTCGATCCACGTAGTGAATTGGAGCAGTTTGAATATGCGGGTATTTATAAAATGGAAGACGTAAAAGAAGGAATGATCGTTCCCGGAATTGTAACCAACATTACAAGGTTCGGTGCCTTTGTTGACATTGGAGTGAAGCAAGATGGTTTGGTGCATGTCTCTGAAATTGCCCATCAATATATATCAGATCCGAATGAAGTTTTAAAACTAAATGATAAAGTGCAGGTAAAGGTAATGGAGGTCGATATGGTGCGCAAACGTATCGGGTTGTCTATCAAACAGGCTCAAGAGAAACCTACGCATGTAAAAAGGAATATTCAGCAAAAAAATAATCATCAACCTGTAAAAAAAGAAGCTTCCAGTCTAAATATGAACGATGCACTTTCTGAATTGAAAAAGAAATTTGGCAAATAGTATTTTAGCGCAATTACAGTCCGGATAAAATTGATTGGAGCGACGAAGTCCAATAAGGGCTGAAGACCAAACATACAAGTTACACATCTGATATTAATTGGGTGTAGTGCTATTCTATCTTAAAAAAAAACAGCCATATCATCAGTTAATTTGGCAGGATGATTGCGCTGTCTTGCAAGTATCTTCGGCTACCATTACCGAAGAATATAATTACCTGATAAACCCACAACATCCGGCTTTCACAAGAATTAAAGTTCACAGGGTGGAAAATTTTACGTTTGATGAAAGATTGATGCAATAGAGCTCTTTTTGGGCTTTATTGTTTGACAGGATAATCTATAATTTGATTATTGCTCAAAGAAGAAGATTGGTTTTTGTATGGTCATTATTTCATGCCTAGAAAACCACATGCTAATTAATTATCTCTCCTTTGTTATTCGCCAGTTTTTCTTTCCATTCTTGGATGCCTTCAGGAGTCTGCTTAACCCAATCCATCATCTCCCCAATGATTTTCAGTGGTGATTCTGAGCGATATGAACGTGTCAGGTTACCCGGAAACTTTTTATCAGTAACATTCGGATCATTTTGAAAATCTCCCATTGGTTCAACAACATAAACACGTTCTACACCATTGCCTTTTGCCAAAGCTGCAGCAAGTCCTGCTCCATTAACTAAGGCTGTAAAATAAATATGATTCATTTTAAGTTCGGCCTTATAATTTGAATCACCTCCAGGGGTCAATAAATCCCCCACGTGCAAATCTGCTTTCGTTCCATGAAAGAAAGGGCCTTTATCGGAAGGAGTTATACTGAACGAATTTGCTAAATCACGATTCTTTTTTGCATTTGCTAAATCCTTTAAGTCCTCATAGCATTGAGCAATTTTTAAATATAATATAGGATAAGCACTCTGCACTGCTACATCATTTATTTTTAATGCAAACTGCAATGAAGCTTCCAACCATCTTAATTCAGCTAAAGTACTTTTTTGATGTCTTGCTACGTAATAAGCAGCAAGGAATTTTTCGAAGTCATTCCCTCCCTCCATCCAAGCCCGAAGAAATATTTCACTCGCCTCTTGAGGTTTGTTCATCTCTTCCATGATAATACCTTGAAGACAGCTTTGAACAACACGATTATTGGGACTAAATTCCATTTTGCAATTATTTTTTCGTCCTAAAACGACCAAGCATATTATGCTTAGCTATAGCCAACAAATATACTGCATGATAAAATAAATTCGGTGCAATTAATTTATCAGTTTAAAAATAGAAATGCAATCTTTACGAAAAATAACGTTTCAGATTTTGACATTATTTATCAGTAGGAAAATTAGTCCTGATATTAAAATTAGTCCGAGCCTTTTTAAACTCCATAAAAATAGATTTTTAGGCCTAAGTAAATGTTCAGACTCATGCCCATAGCTCAAAGAACCTCATCAATTAACGTTACTAAGGCAGGCTTAGGCATTTGGGCTCAAATCAATGACCACTTCTTAAGTATTCTTTTAGAATTTCGGATTGCGGGTTATTAAATATTTCATCAGGAGTTCCCTGTTCAACTATCTCTCCAAAATACATAAATACCACATTATCGGCCAAACGTTTCGCCTGCCGAAGAATATGCGTGACAATAATCAAAGTATACTCTTCCTTCAGTTCTAAGAATTTTTCTTCAATCTTCTTACTGGAAATAGGGTCAAGCGCAGAGGTAGGTTCATCAGCCAGGATAATCTCAGGCCCGACCGCCAAACCCCTGGCCAAACATAACCGCTGTTGTTGCCCAATAGAAAGTTTTGTAGAAGTTGCATGTAATCTATCTTTTACTTCCTCCCAAAGCCCGGCATCACGGAGGTGCTGTTCTACCCTAGCATTTAATAATACTTTATCACGGATACCTTTAATTTTTAATCCATAAGTAATATTTTTATAAATAGACATGGGTAAGGGAAAGGGTTTTTGTGAAAGCAATCCCATCTTTTGACGAATAAGCGTAATATCTTGTTTAGGATGGAAGATATTTTCTCCTTCAATTAATACTTCACCCTCAAGCTGCAATTGTGGTTGCAAATCTGTGAGACGATTCAAACATTTCAGCAAAGTGGTTTTCCCACAGCCGGAGGGTCCCAGCAAGACCGTTATTTTATTACGTGGGACTTTTAAATTAATATTTTTTAGAATAGATTTATTATCTACTTGAACATTTAACCCTTTTATGTGGATGATATTATCTGTCATTTTCTTACAATATATTTTTCTTATATTTTTTAGTAAACAATCTGGACACAATACTGATGAACAATATAATTCCAGTCAAAATCAGGGCAGCAGCGTAAGCTCTTTGTTTCACTTCCGGAATGGGAGAACTTAATTGAAAGAATATCGCTAAAGGCAAAGTGGCTGTAGGTTCATTCACTGAATGCGGAATAGAGTCAGTATAACCGGCAGTAAATAAAACTGAAGCAGCGTCACCAATTCCACGGCCAAAGGCAAGTAAGACGGCTGTAATAAATCCCGGCAATGCCTGTCGGAAAAAAACACTGTATGCTGTACGTGTTTGCGTTGCACCTAAGGAAAAAGAAGCCTCCAACAGCCCCTCCGGAATCGTTCTTATTACTTCGTCCAAAGCCCTAATAAAAATCGGCGTGATAAATAAAGCTACGGTGATAATCCCTGCCAATAAGGATGCTCGTAAATGAAAATACGTCATTAATGCAAATCCGAATACCCCGAATACGATGGAAGGGACTCCCCAAAGGGCATCTAACAAGAAGCGTAAAATTCGTACAAATCTTTTATTGCGCGCAAATTGTATATTCATGCCCAAAGCGACTGGCAAGCCAATAATAACTGCCAAAAATGTTGAACCAAAGGCTAAGTATAATGAGCCTATTATTGCATTAAATATACCTCCAGCTTTGCCAAAATAAAAACCCCCTTGTGGTACTTCTGAAATTATTTGCCATGACACTGCATGCCATCCCTTTTTGATGATGACTAAAAGAAGTATAGCAAATACGAACATTACAGAGCCTGTTGCCAATCGCATTAACCAGAGAAAGAATTGTTCCTCAATTTTCTTTTTCATTTTTAGCATTTCATTTATTGCGTTGATAGACCAAAGCGTTGGTCAAAATATTAAAAAGAATAATTATGATAAATAGTAGTAGAGCCGAGAGCATCAAAGCAGAAGCATACATAGGGATAGACATCATGTCACCGTAATTATTTGCAATAAGTGCAGGCAATGGATAGGCCGCCTGAAATATATTGTGAGGCACTTGGACCACATTACCTACGACCATTAGCACAGCAATAGTTTCGCCCAATGCTTTGGAAATACCTAAATTTAATGCGGCGATAATCCCCGACTTACCTTGTTTTAATAACACATGTTTAATGGTTTCCCAATAAGTAGCACCTAAGGAAAGCGATGCCTCTTTTAGTTCAACAGGTATATTGAGTAGTACTTCCATTAACATATTCAGCATATAGGGAACAGACATAATAGCAAGTACTACTCCACCAGATAACAAACAATAGCCCGTAGAGGCAAAACCAAATATAGGTGCAACATATGCGCCAATGAGCGGCACGATAACTAGAACACCCCAGGCTCCATACACGACTGATGGAATGCCGGCCAAAACATCAATGACAAAATACATTAACTTCATAAGCCAACCCGGTGCATATTGGGTAAGGTAAATAGCCGTAAGCAGGCAAACGGGTGCCGACAAAAAGAAAGACAACAAGGTTATCCACAAAGAGCCAACAATAAAGTCATAGAACCCAAATTTTCCATCCATTGGTGACCAATCAGAAGAGCCAATTAATTGAGTGAAAGCATATTTATGTAATAAAGGAAATGATTCAATTACAAGCCCCAAACCAATTGCCAATGGAAGCAGTAACATAAAAAAAGTCACTGCATTCAACCAGCCGTTTGAAATCCGATCAACCCATTTTTGTCTAATAGTAAATAATATTGTCATCTTTATCTGTCGTTTTCTTAATCAGTACTAATTCAGTTGCTCAATTTGTTCTTTAATTTTTTCTTTCGGCAATGGTACGTATCCGGCAGCCTTAACATATTGTTGTCCATCTGTTAGTACCCATTTCAGGAAACTAATAATAGCCGTGTTTGTGGGTTTTCCTTTAGTAAGAAAATATAAATTGCGGGCGGGTGGTGAAGGATAACGGCCATCACTAATTGCGGCTAAAATGCTGTCCGTATTATTATAGAAGTTTTCATCAGCATCTATCATCCGATTATTATTTCTGTCGATTGGCACCACATCTATTCCCGGTCTTTTTCTACCGGTATTGACATCGTAGACATAGGCAACATTATTAAAGCCAATTCCGAAAATGCTATTCGCTATGGCATCTGCCAAACCCGGATCTCCATAGATTCCCGTCCCCTTGATATTACTTTGTTTACCTCCAAGATAAGCAGCCCAAGTATCGGCAGCACCTGCAGCATCCGAACGCGTATAAACAGAAATATTGTCCTTGCCAATAGTATCTAAAAGGCTTCCCCAGGTAATATTCCCCCCTGAGAAATAAATTGCTTTCAATTGGTCTTGGGTTAGCCCTTTATGGTGTATTAAGTTGGAATAAGGATTTTTCGTACTAAATGTAGGCACCACCGCATCTTTAGCAACTGCAAATAGAACCACGCCTTTCCGGGTTTCTTCAGGTGTGAGCTCTCTTGAAAACATAGCAATATCTGCTGCACCAGCTATGACATCGGTCAAACCTTTACCTGCACCACCTGCAGACACATTAAATCGGATAGTAGGATGTAATTTTTTATATTGTTCTGTCCACTTAATCCCTAAAGGATACAGCGCAAATGCACCGCTAATGCTAATACTATTGTCATTTGCAGAGTTGCAGGAAATAAAATAAAGAGGCATTGTAATGAAAAAAACAGTTCTGATAATTTTATGTAAGTTCATGTGAATAAATTTTAATTTTTGAGTGAATGCTTTTTGTAAAAATTAATGGTATGATATATAGTCAGTCTCGCAATTTTATAATGATAATATTGAGTCCCCGAGCTACGTTCTTGGAAATAATCCATGTACCCTAACTCAACTTGAAAGTTTTTATTCAAGCCATAGTTCAAGCCCACATAAGCCCGGTTTTGATCAAATGTATTTTGCACAATCGAACGTCCCAGGTTCAACATTATTTCATCTGAAGTTTTTACACTTAATGCACCTACATCATCCATTGGATCAATAAGTAAATAATTCAATTGCAGCTGATAACGAAAGCGCCCTTTAAAGGAATATCCAGCTGTCAACTCAGAAGTAGTGGCATTATGCGTCCAACGTTCTTCTATACGAAAACGCTGACTTATAGAAAGTTTTTTAATTTTTTGTGTATAATTCAATTCTTGGTGTGGTCGCAATTCAGGAACGGTAACAGCTATAGGCTTTGAAGGATCTGCAGGATTAGAAGAATTGTAATAGGTAAACCCTAATCCAACATCCCAACCCTCTCCCAACTTTCGATTAATTGTAACACGTGGCAAAACCCAATTCGCCTGTCTATTATCTTTAAAAAACCTTCTATCATCAATTTCCAAATTGACTCCCCAATTGGGTGAAAGCTTGTATTTTCCGTAATAACGTGCCCAATACTGACCTTTATTTGTGATCTGCTTTTGAGCAAAGAGGCTTCCTGTAAAACCAGTATGGATTAAGACAAGCAAGTAAAAAAACTTATGCATATTGTTATTCATATATATTTATATTTTAAAAGAAATTAAAAATTGCATTATTAATTAGATCAATGAATCCTAGACAGGATTGCTGAATAATCACAGCAATTTCTAATTCCACCGGATGGTTCATTCGCGTATGTTTTATGCATAAAATGTTTTATTAGTCTATTGTTTTTATAGACTATTTTTATAAAAAATTCTCCTCTTGCAATACACCCGTTTGTCATGCTTTAACTTATTGTCAGTATGTATTAAATTCAATGAGAAGTACTAAAAAAATATTAGTCTATAATTATTGTAGACTATAAATATTCAGCAAAGAAAGTAATTCCTATAATTCCTACCAAATTAATATGAATTAAATTTAAAAAAATTATTTTACCTCTAATTTCTTTTCTCTCTTTATGATATCTGTCAGTGTTGCTGCGCTGAGTCTTTTTATGGTATCACTCCTTATTCCCAAGGCAATCTGTCTTATACCACAAGTTAACTCATCTACACATTCTTCACAGCGTGCATAATAGTTTAAGGACACACATGGTAGCAAAGCAATCGCACCATCAAAAAGTCGCATAACTATTTCCATATTTATGTCATCAGGAGAAGCATTAAGGAAATAGCCTCCGTATTTCCCTTTTTTACTTTTAACAATGCGTGCATTCCTAAGCTCGGATAAAATTGATTCTAAAAATTTTAATGGGATATTTTGATCTTCAGAAATACGGCTAACTGAGATAGGCTCTTCCTGTTTATGTTTGGCAATAAACACCAAAGCATTCATCGCATACTTCGCTTTTTTTGACAGCATTTATCTAGTATTATATGAACAAACGAAGTTCAGATAATATGCGCATTTTAGCAAATAACTTAGTAGATCATTATACTAGGATTATTGAAACGGCATCTAAAAACTAAATCGTCTAACAAGAAATTACCGGCTATTTTAATTGTACTAATTGCTCTTTTGGCTAAGACAAAAAGCGTTTCTACTAAGTCCTTTTTTAAAAAGTAGCTGAACTTTGCTTTATCAAAAAAATTAGAACAATATGAAAGCGATAAGAATCCATGAATTTGGCGGTCCGGAAGTAATGAGACTGGTAGAGGTGGAGCGTCCCGAACCACTGGCTGATGAAATATTGGTAAAAATGTATGCCAGTGGTATTAACCCTGCTGATTATATTGTAAGGCAAGGTGGCAACGAACTCCTAAAACCGCTGCTGAAATTGCCTTTAGGTCTTGGTTTGGATGGCGCTGGTGAGGTGGAAGAAATCGGTATGGAGGTTACTGGTTTTAAAAAAGGAGATAAAGTTTATGGTATTCCCAATATGTTGCAAGGCACTTATGCAGAATTTATTGCTGCAAAAGCCAAGCAGTTTGCCATAATGCCCAACAACCTTAGCTTTAATGAGGCGGGTGCTATCCCCTCCTGTGCTTTGATGGCATGGCATGGTTTGGACTTGGGTAATGTAAGCATAGGAAAAAGAATTTTGATACATGGTGCAAGTGGTGGCATCGGAAGTTTGGCCATACAATTCGCCAAAGCAAAAGGAGCCTATGTCATCGGTACAAGCTCGCGGCTCAACTTAGAGCTTGTAAAGCAAGTCGGTGCCGATGAAGTCATAGATTATGAAGACGAAAATTTTGCTGATCTATTACATGATATTGATGCCGTATTTGATGCATCATCTGCATTTAATGAAGAGACAAGGATGAGAATGGCAAGAGCCCTCAACAATGACAGTAGCTTTGTTTCCGTTCAGCTTCCCTACCCTTTCAGTAAAGATTTATTAGATTTGCTTGCGACAAAGCATGCAGAAGCTAAAATGATTACCAGAGATATTGATGTAAGTCGCACGCTTGCGGATATCGCTAAGTTGATTGAATCGGGCAAAGTAATTATCAGAATCGGAAAAGTGTATCCGCTAGAAAATGTTGCAGAAGCACATCTCGATTTGGAAACAAAGCGTACTCAGGGAAAATTGGCCCTTGAAATCAGAAAAGTGCATTCCTAATATGAAACGGATTAAAACGATCAGCGAGTTTCACAAGTTCCGGCAATTACCTGCGCCGGAACACCCACTTATCAGTATCATTGAAATAAATATTGTAAGACAAACAACGCCTATTGTATCGGAAAGCTGGTGTTATGATTTTTATGCAATTGGCATGAAAAGAGTCTCGTTTTCTTCTCCTATCAAATTCAAATACGGTCAGCAACCTTATGATTTTAATGAAGGTATCCTTTCTTTTGTAGCGCCCAATCAGCTTTTGAGCCTTTCAATAGATAGTGCGCAGGAGACCACTCAATCAGGGTGGATATTATTAATCCATCCTGATTTTTTATGGAATAATGCACTGGCAAAATCCATCAGGAACTATGATTTTTGGGATTATTCCGTCCATGAATCATTATTTCTCTCTGCAAAAGAAGAAGCTACGCTGATTCAGATATTTAGAAATATCCAGCAGGAATATCAGGCAAATATTGATCGTTTCAGCAAACAGATAATCATTGCGCAAATTGAGAGTCTTCTAAGTTATACAGACCGCTATTATCATCGTCAGTTTATCACCAGGGAAAAGAGCAGTCATCAATTACTGGAAAAACTGGAAATAATATTAGAAGAATATTTCAATTGCGAAAAACTGGGAACACCTGGTCTGCCAACTGTTCAATACATCTCAGAAGCATTGCATATTTCGCCGGGTTATTTACGGAGTATGCTAAAATATCTAACCGGCCAAAATACCCAACAACTTATCCATGACAAACTCATAGAAAAAGCCAAAGAGAAATTATCTATAACAGAGTCTTCTATTAGCGAAATTGCCTATTCTTTAGGTTTTGAACATCCACAATCCTTCACTAAATTTTTCAAAAGCAAAACAAATAAATCCCCATTAGCGTTCAGGCAATCACTAAATAGCCCCTGAAGTCTGATATGTTCGATAAGATGTAATAATTATACTATGGCCTTGTATTATAAATGATGGGGTACTTTCTTGTCATTGTTCATATGTCTGAGCACCTGTTATAATATGAATGTTATAAGTTCTTATACTT
The Arachidicoccus soli DNA segment above includes these coding regions:
- a CDS encoding Tex family protein — encoded protein: MIEFVLPIAQKLNIRKEQAEAVLNLLSEGSTIPFIARYRKDKTGALDEVQIQQIQDEAKFLKEFTERKTFIENTISEQGKMSEDLQGKIDRATTLTELEDIYLPYKPKRKTKAQTARENGLEPLSAIILEQKEVDLNATAEKYFNEHITSVDLALQGARDIISETINENAEVRAKIRKLFEDEALLKSAVITGKETEGAKFKDYFDFSEPISKVPSHRILAVLRGFMEGFLRISIAPEEEFALEDLEEMYIKNALNSSVEQVKKAIKDAYRRLLQPSLETEFRTQLKQNADEEAINVFAENLRQLLLSSPLGSKRLLAIDPGYRTGCKVVVIDETGKLQTTALIYVHENNHKLIESENTINDLVNKFHTEAIAIGDGTAGRETEQFIKSLKLNLPVFLVNEDGASIYSASEIAREEFPHEDITIRGAVSIGRRLMDPLAELVKIDPKSIGVGQYQHDVNQFRLKERLDQTVVSCVNAVGVNLNTASKHLLSYVSGIGPSLADNIVKYREEIGKFSNRKQLLKVARLGEKAFEQCAGFLRVKSGENPLDGSALHPESYTVVETMAKDLSINVSDLIGNEKLINEIPVKQYISEAFGAHTLHDILNELKKPGLDPRSELEQFEYAGIYKMEDVKEGMIVPGIVTNITRFGAFVDIGVKQDGLVHVSEIAHQYISDPNEVLKLNDKVQVKVMEVDMVRKRIGLSIKQAQEKPTHVKRNIQQKNNHQPVKKEASSLNMNDALSELKKKFGK
- the arr gene encoding NAD(+)--rifampin ADP-ribosyltransferase — protein: MTPSDKGPFFHGTKADLHVGDLLTPGGDSNYKAELKMNHIYFTALVNGAGLAAALAKGNGVERVYVVEPMGDFQNDPNVTDKKFPGNLTRSYRSESPLKIIGEMMDWVKQTPEGIQEWKEKLANNKGEIIN
- a CDS encoding phosphate ABC transporter ATP-binding protein; its protein translation is MTDNIIHIKGLNVQVDNKSILKNINLKVPRNKITVLLGPSGCGKTTLLKCLNRLTDLQPQLQLEGEVLIEGENIFHPKQDITLIRQKMGLLSQKPFPLPMSIYKNITYGLKIKGIRDKVLLNARVEQHLRDAGLWEEVKDRLHATSTKLSIGQQQRLCLARGLAVGPEIILADEPTSALDPISSKKIEEKFLELKEEYTLIIVTHILRQAKRLADNVVFMYFGEIVEQGTPDEIFNNPQSEILKEYLRSGH
- a CDS encoding PstA family ABC transporter permease, which codes for MKKKIEEQFFLWLMRLATGSVMFVFAILLLVIIKKGWHAVSWQIISEVPQGGFYFGKAGGIFNAIIGSLYLAFGSTFLAVIIGLPVALGMNIQFARNKRFVRILRFLLDALWGVPSIVFGVFGFALMTYFHLRASLLAGIITVALFITPIFIRALDEVIRTIPEGLLEASFSLGATQTRTAYSVFFRQALPGFITAVLLAFGRGIGDAASVLFTAGYTDSIPHSVNEPTATLPLAIFFQLSSPIPEVKQRAYAAALILTGIILFISIVSRLFTKKYKKNIL
- the pstC gene encoding phosphate ABC transporter permease subunit PstC, producing MTILFTIRQKWVDRISNGWLNAVTFFMLLLPLAIGLGLVIESFPLLHKYAFTQLIGSSDWSPMDGKFGFYDFIVGSLWITLLSFFLSAPVCLLTAIYLTQYAPGWLMKLMYFVIDVLAGIPSVVYGAWGVLVIVPLIGAYVAPIFGFASTGYCLLSGGVVLAIMSVPYMLNMLMEVLLNIPVELKEASLSLGATYWETIKHVLLKQGKSGIIAALNLGISKALGETIAVLMVVGNVVQVPHNIFQAAYPLPALIANNYGDMMSIPMYASALMLSALLLFIIIILFNILTNALVYQRNK
- a CDS encoding PstS family phosphate ABC transporter substrate-binding protein translates to MNLHKIIRTVFFITMPLYFISCNSANDNSISISGAFALYPLGIKWTEQYKKLHPTIRFNVSAGGAGKGLTDVIAGAADIAMFSRELTPEETRKGVVLFAVAKDAVVPTFSTKNPYSNLIHHKGLTQDQLKAIYFSGGNITWGSLLDTIGKDNISVYTRSDAAGAADTWAAYLGGKQSNIKGTGIYGDPGLADAIANSIFGIGFNNVAYVYDVNTGRKRPGIDVVPIDRNNNRMIDADENFYNNTDSILAAISDGRYPSPPARNLYFLTKGKPTNTAIISFLKWVLTDGQQYVKAAGYVPLPKEKIKEQIEQLN
- a CDS encoding DUF2490 domain-containing protein; translation: MNNNMHKFFYLLVLIHTGFTGSLFAQKQITNKGQYWARYYGKYKLSPNWGVNLEIDDRRFFKDNRQANWVLPRVTINRKLGEGWDVGLGFTYYNSSNPADPSKPIAVTVPELRPHQELNYTQKIKKLSISQRFRIEERWTHNATTSELTAGYSFKGRFRYQLQLNYLLIDPMDDVGALSVKTSDEIMLNLGRSIVQNTFDQNRAYVGLNYGLNKNFQVELGYMDYFQERSSGTQYYHYKIARLTIYHTINFYKKHSLKN
- a CDS encoding RrF2 family transcriptional regulator; translation: MLSKKAKYAMNALVFIAKHKQEEPISVSRISEDQNIPLKFLESILSELRNARIVKSKKGKYGGYFLNASPDDINMEIVMRLFDGAIALLPCVSLNYYARCEECVDELTCGIRQIALGIRSDTIKRLSAATLTDIIKREKKLEVK
- a CDS encoding NADP-dependent oxidoreductase, producing the protein MKAIRIHEFGGPEVMRLVEVERPEPLADEILVKMYASGINPADYIVRQGGNELLKPLLKLPLGLGLDGAGEVEEIGMEVTGFKKGDKVYGIPNMLQGTYAEFIAAKAKQFAIMPNNLSFNEAGAIPSCALMAWHGLDLGNVSIGKRILIHGASGGIGSLAIQFAKAKGAYVIGTSSRLNLELVKQVGADEVIDYEDENFADLLHDIDAVFDASSAFNEETRMRMARALNNDSSFVSVQLPYPFSKDLLDLLATKHAEAKMITRDIDVSRTLADIAKLIESGKVIIRIGKVYPLENVAEAHLDLETKRTQGKLALEIRKVHS
- a CDS encoding helix-turn-helix domain-containing protein; this encodes MKRIKTISEFHKFRQLPAPEHPLISIIEINIVRQTTPIVSESWCYDFYAIGMKRVSFSSPIKFKYGQQPYDFNEGILSFVAPNQLLSLSIDSAQETTQSGWILLIHPDFLWNNALAKSIRNYDFWDYSVHESLFLSAKEEATLIQIFRNIQQEYQANIDRFSKQIIIAQIESLLSYTDRYYHRQFITREKSSHQLLEKLEIILEEYFNCEKLGTPGLPTVQYISEALHISPGYLRSMLKYLTGQNTQQLIHDKLIEKAKEKLSITESSISEIAYSLGFEHPQSFTKFFKSKTNKSPLAFRQSLNSP